One segment of Chionomys nivalis chromosome 3, mChiNiv1.1, whole genome shotgun sequence DNA contains the following:
- the Bdh1 gene encoding D-beta-hydroxybutyrate dehydrogenase, mitochondrial translates to MMLAARLRPLSQLPGKILSVCDRENVTRHTLLFYPDSFAATTRRTYASEANEASGKAVLITGCDSGFGFSLAKHLHSKGFLVFAGCLMKDKGDAGVKELDSLKSDRLRTVQLNVCNSEEIEKAVETIRSGLKDPEKGMWGLVNNAGISTFGEVEFTSMETYKEVAEVNLWGTVRTTKSFLPLLRRAKGRVVNISSMLGRMANPARSPYCITKFGVEAFSDCLRYEMHPLGVKVSVVEPGNFIAATSLYSPERIQAIAKKMWDELPEVVRKDYGKKYFDEKIAKMETYCNSGSTDTSSVIDAVTHALTAATPYTRYHPMDYYWWLRMQIMTHLPGAISDKIYIH, encoded by the exons ACACACACTCTTGTTTTACCCAGACTCCTTCGCGGCAACCACCCGTCGGACTTATGCCAGTGAGGCAAATGAG GCGAGCGGCAAAGCTGTCCTCATCACAGGCTGTGACTCCGGATTTGGGTTCTCTTTGGCCAAACATCTACACTCAAAAGGTTTCCTTGTATTTGCTGGCTGCTTAATGAAG GACAAAGGTGATGCTGGGGTCAAGGAGCTGGACAGCTTAAAGAGTGACCGCCTGAGAACCGTGCAGCTCAATGTCTGCAACAGCGAAGAGATAGAGAAGGCGGTGGAGACCATCCGCTCCGGCCTCAAGGACCCTGAGAAGG GAATGTGGGGCCTGGTTAACAATGCAGGCATCTCAACATTTGGGGAGGTGGAGTTCACCAGCATGGAGACGTATAAGGAGGTGGCAGAAGTGAACCTCTGGGGCACGGTACGCACGAcgaaatccttcctcccccttctccggAGAGCCAAAG GTCGTGTTGTTAATATCAGCAGCATGCTGGGCCGCATGGCCAACCCAGCCCGCTCGCCATACTGCATCACCAAGTTCGGGGTAGAGGCTTTCTCTGACTGCCTGCGCTACGAGATGCACCCTTTGGGCGTGAAGGTCAGTGTGGTGGAGCCCGGCAATTTCATCGCTGCCACCAGTCTGTATAGCCCTGAGCGTATCCAGGCCATCGCCAAGAAGATGTGGGACGAGCTTCCCGAGGTCGTCCGCAAAGACTATGGCAAGAAGTACTTCGATGAGAAGATCGCCAAGATGGAGACCTACTGCAACAGCGGCTCCACAGACACCTCCTCTGTCATCGATGCTGTCACACACGCCCTGACTGCCGCCACCCCCTACACCCGCTACCACCCCATGGACTACTACTGGTGGCTGCGAATGCAGATCATGACACACTTGCCGGGAGCCATCTCTGACAAGATCTACATCCACTGA